Within the Sphingobium baderi genome, the region CTCCAAGCCCGCCGAGCGGCGCAAGCTGCCCACGGGCGAGGAATATTTCGCCTTTGGCGCGCGCATCGTGAACAGCGGCAAGCAGGCGCTGCCCGTGCCGCCAGTGCTGGTGCAACTGCGCGACCGTCAGAACCGCCTCGTCTTCAGCTGGACGACCAAGGCGGACAAGACCCGCCTCAGGCCCGGCGAGGAAGCGTCGATCAACGAAAGCCGGATCGACATCCCCAAAAATGCGGAAAACCTGTCACTGACGTTCGTTCAGTAACGCTTGGCGTTCAGTAAAGGCGGGATCAGAATTCCACCTCGCGCAGGGCAGCATTGTTGGGGCGGGTAAACATCCTCCCCCGCTCCGCCCAGACGATGATCACCAGCGCCACGCACCCGAAGCAGACCATCCCCAGCGCCAGCGGCAGCACCGTGCCGTCAAAGGCATGACCGACCAGACTGCCCAGCGAAGCCGACACCGCCGTCGTCAGAAAGGACTGGAAGGAGGACGCAATGCCCGCCCCCCGCGAAAATGGCTCCATCGAAATCGAACTGAAATTGGAAGCGGTGAAGGCGACGGTGAGCATCGTCAGCGATTGCAGCACCAGAAAGGAGCCCAGGCTTTCCCAGCCCGCCTGGATGACGCCCACATGCGTGCCGCCGATCAGAATGAACGCGATCAGCGCGCCCTGGCTGAGCCGCCGCGCCCCGAAACGCGACACCAGCTGACTGTTGATCAGGCTGCCGACCCCCATGCTGCCCGCCATCACGGCAAAGGCGATCGGAAAGATGGCGCGTGCATCGAATATGTCGAACATGATCTGCTGCACCGACAGGATGAACCCGATAAGGCCGCTCATGGCCACGCCGCTCGCCAGCATATAGCCGATCGAACTGCGATGGGTGATGACCCCGCCGACACGGCGAACAATGCCGCTGACGCTGATGCTGATCCGGTTTTCGGGCCTGAGCGTTTCGGGCAACCGCAACAGCATCCACAGCAGCATCATCGTCGCCAGCAACGCCAGCGTCCAGAATATCCACCGCCATGGCGCAAACCACAGGATCACCTGTCCCATGCTGGGCGCCATGACCGGGACCAGAATGAAGACGGCGAAGATCAGGGACATGACCCGCGCCATGGCATCGCCGCGAAATCGATCGCGGATGATGCCGATGGTGATGACCCGGCTCGCCCCGGCAAAGAAGCCCGCGCAGGTCCGCGCGACCAACATCATGGCGAAGCTGTGCGCGCCCGCGCAGGCGATCGAAGACAGGATGAACAGCACCATGGCGCTGCCCAGCACCCGTTTGCGCCCATAGCGGTCCGACAGGATTCCGAACAGCAGCGACCCTATGCCGAGCCCCATGAAATACATGCTGATAATAAGCTGACGGTCATTGGGGCGCGGAATGCCAAGATCCCGCCCAATATCGGGCAAGGCCGGGAGCATCGGGTCGATCGACAAGGCATTCATGGCCATCAGGCCGGCACACAGCAGCACGAACTCGCGGAAATGCATGTCCCTGGGGGGCACGGCCGCGGTTTCGGAAGGGGTCTTGGTCATGGGGTGGCTATGCGGACAATCGATGCACCG harbors:
- a CDS encoding multidrug effflux MFS transporter → MTKTPSETAAVPPRDMHFREFVLLCAGLMAMNALSIDPMLPALPDIGRDLGIPRPNDRQLIISMYFMGLGIGSLLFGILSDRYGRKRVLGSAMVLFILSSIACAGAHSFAMMLVARTCAGFFAGASRVITIGIIRDRFRGDAMARVMSLIFAVFILVPVMAPSMGQVILWFAPWRWIFWTLALLATMMLLWMLLRLPETLRPENRISISVSGIVRRVGGVITHRSSIGYMLASGVAMSGLIGFILSVQQIMFDIFDARAIFPIAFAVMAGSMGVGSLINSQLVSRFGARRLSQGALIAFILIGGTHVGVIQAGWESLGSFLVLQSLTMLTVAFTASNFSSISMEPFSRGAGIASSFQSFLTTAVSASLGSLVGHAFDGTVLPLALGMVCFGCVALVIIVWAERGRMFTRPNNAALREVEF